A window of the Saccharomyces eubayanus strain FM1318 chromosome II, whole genome shotgun sequence genome harbors these coding sequences:
- the UBC1 gene encoding E2 ubiquitin-conjugating protein UBC1, with product MSRAKRIMKEIQAVKDDPAAHITLEFVSESDIHHLKGTFLGPPGTPYEGGKFVVDIEVPMEYPFKPPKMQFDTKVYHPNISSVTGAICLDILKNAWSPVITLKSALISLQALLQSPEPNDPQDAEVAQHYLRDRESFNKTAALWTRLYASEGANGQKGNIEESDLYGIDHDLIEEFESQGFEKDKIVEVLRRLGVKSLDPNDNNTANRIIEELLK from the coding sequence ATGTCCAGGGCTAAGAGGATTATGAAAGAGATACAAGCTGTCAAGGATGACCCCGCAGCCCACATCACGCTTGAATTCGTGAGTGAGTCTGATATCCACCATCTAAAAGGCACATTTTTGGGTCCACCCGGAACGCCTTATGAGGGCGGAAAGTTCGTTGTGGACATTGAGGTCCCTATGGAGTATCCGTTCAAACCACCCAAGATGCAGTTCGACACAAAAGTATATCATCCGAACATATCATCGGTGACAGGTGCCATTTGcttggatattttgaagaatgcATGGTCGCCAGTGATAACTTTGAAGTCTGCGTTAATTTCGCTTCAGGCGCTATTGCAATCTCCAGAACCTAATGATCCTCAAGATGCAGAGGTAGCACAGCATTATCTACGGGATAGAGAGTCCTTTAACAAGACTGCTGCATTATGGACGAGATTATACGCCAGCGAAGGCGCCAATGGCCAAAAGGGCAACATAGAGGAGTCTGATTTATATGGGATCGATCACGACCTTATTGAGGAGTTCGAATCTCAAGGTTTCGAAAAGGACAAGATTGTCGAAGTCCTGAGAAGGTTAGGTGTCAAGTCTTTGGACCCCAATGACAACAATACAGCTAATCGTATCATCGAGGAATTGTTAAAGtga
- the SDH4 gene encoding succinate dehydrogenase membrane anchor subunit SDH4, whose protein sequence is MMLPRSLRSITRNRGFHTATVRAFQSTAKKSLTIPFLPVLPQKPGGVSGTPNDAYVPPPQNKLEGSVHWYMEKIFTLSVLPLATTAMLTTGPLSTAADSFFSVMLLGYCYMEFNSCITDYISERVYGVWHKYAMYMLGLGSAFSLFGIYKLETENDGFVGLVKSLWDSSKREDSAKIEAKK, encoded by the coding sequence ATGATGCTGCCAAGATCTCTGAGAAGTATCACAAGAAACAGGGGATTCCATACCGCAACAGTAAGAGCTTTCCAGTCCACTGCCAAGAAGAGTTTGACAATCCCATTTTTGCCCGTACTGCCACAAAAACCAGGTGGTGTTAGTGGTACTCCTAACGATGCCTATGTCCCCCCCCCTCAGAATAAACTAGAGGGTTCAGTCCATTGGTATATGGAAAAGATCTTTACTTTGTCTGTTCTTCCATTAGCCACGACGGCAATGCTAACGACTGGTCCATTGTCTACCGCAGCAGActccttcttttctgttaTGCTATTAGGATATTGTTATATGGAATTCAATTCTTGTATCACAGATTATATATCTGAGAGAGTTTACGGTGTTTGGCACAAATATGCGATGTACATGCTAGGGTTAGGTTCTgctttctctcttttcgGGATTTATAAATTGGAGACAGAAAACGATGGTTTTGTTGGCTTGGTTAAGAGTCTATGGGACTCTTCTAAAAGAGAAGATTCAGCAAAGATTGAGGCCAAGAAATAG
- the CSN9 gene encoding Csn9p — protein MVGIYTYRSKVLWYRQTSLVIIAICFSYVVAFLPSCLLCFRNAKIMELNYSCSLFLCIYCITYKGKQTKGKTSDDLNGXKKKSAMREETIRALEEPHKYHYKAEWLESKDLDERQLFEIFAFGNIKDVPEDTTLTSSMRSKLEKLTLITLSETYNELTYENIRKQCQIEDNSIIENHLIQLQDIFKVEIDSVNLSIIFLKRLDCRDVYCNERELVVIENPRVTKECLVNNLRKWKIKLKQDILDQSK, from the coding sequence ATGGTAGGCATCTACACATATAGAAGTAAGGTCTTATGGTATAGGCAGACTTCCCTGGTGATTATTGcaatttgcttttcttATGTTGTTGCTTTCTTGCCTTCTTGCTTATTGTGCTTTCGGAATGCGAAAATAATGGAACTGAACTACTCATGTAGcctttttttatgtatatactGTATCACATACAAGggtaaacaaacaaaaggaaaaacaagtGATGATCTGAATGGAAMaaaaaaaaaatcagcaATGAGGGAGGAAACAATAAGAGCGTTAGAAGAGCCTCACAAATACCATTATAAAGCAGAATGGTTGGAGAGTAAAGATCTCGATGAACGACAgttatttgaaatatttgctTTTGGAAACATTAAGGATGTTCCGGAAGATACAACCTTAACATCTTCGATGCGATCGAAACTTGAAAAGTTGACTTTGATAACATTGAGTGAAACATATAATGAGTTGACGTATGAGAACATAAGGAAGCAATGTCAAATTGAAGATAACAGTATCATTGAAAACCACTTAATCCAGTTAcaagatattttcaaagtagAAATAGACTCTGTTAATTTAtctataatttttttgaaaagactgGATTGCAGAGATGTATATTGTAATGAACGAGAATTGGTTGTGATTGAGAACCCGCGAGTGACGAAAGAGTGTTTAGTAAACAATCTACGAAAGTGGAAGATAAAGCTCAAACAAGATATACTGGATCAGTCGAAgtaa
- the NVJ3 gene encoding Nvj3p, with the protein MPTILYNTNSSLISKYRRSNASKPYKGLPSKKAHKRLSLPPDIFKEESGYTRNCNDDISFQSEFEKDSVGYLQDLCCSVYPSSLHQRIKNLRGSPDLQINAFIALIFKNFIKSWYGVKIPTDDSKFLTELYNLVQNLVKYMKNSQIDYSSLLLDYIPCLVSSHLKALGDCPQDTNLVYEHYCQLTLYDSKRYPGLFIDIIQNKMNTKSLLQRSFLDSFLNELVFGHILDSIIEPYHLLNGLNIICKKIKLRSAMNPKESSTDEKSKAGAWSFVGKIKHKISQVGKLVSYSTSMKSPNMDSTGIPEIPFLQRYIFTFILVDFFKLPMRKPFLFSMCRTFQCWISKSKFLNKMMYKMFANTAQAKITDPTILGGLFVSLRHSLFPNDSAMGPPKTIPIGDAFLEFRGECVSNVWDVCIAYRIDKILAIKKFDIEEVIHSLSKDRDCNKLLLYRAMDCVAAQLP; encoded by the coding sequence ATGCCTACCATTTTATATAACACCAATTCCAGCTTAATTTCTAAATACCGAAGATCTAATGCCTCCAAGCCATATAAAGGACTACCATCGAAGAAAGCGCATAAGCGATTGAGTTTGCCACcagatattttcaaagaggagTCTGGCTATACGCGAAATTGTAATGACGATATATCATTCCAAAGTGAATTCGAGAAGGATTCTGTTGGATATCTCCAGGATTTATGTTGCTCCGTATACCCAAGTTCACTGCATCAAAGGATTAAGAACCTGAGAGGTTCACCAGATTTACAAATAAATGCATTCATTGCgttaattttcaaaaatttcattaaatCTTGGTACGGTGTCAAAATACCTACTGAtgattcaaaattcttAACTGAATTGTACAATTTGgttcaaaatttggtaaagtatatgaaaaattcccAAATCGACTACAGTTCCCTTCTACTTGATTACATTCCCTGTTTGGTTTCATCCCATTTGAAAGCTTTGGGAGACTGTCCCCAGGATACCAATCTTGTTTATGAACATTATTGCCAGTTAACTCTATATGATTCCAAACGATACCCAGGCTTATTCATAGATATTatccaaaataaaatgaacACCAAATCTCTATTGCAAAGAAGTTTTTTGGATAGTTTTCTTAATGAACTTGTATTTGGACATATATTGGATTCGATAATAGAGCCATATCATCTTCTGAACGGTCTGAATATAATTTGCAAGAAGATAAAGCTAAGGTCAGCAATGAACCCCAAAGAAAGTAGCAcagatgaaaaaagtaaagcTGGTGCCTGGTCGTTTGTAGGCAAAATAAAGCATAAGATTTCTCAAGTGGGTAAACTTGTATCTTATTCAACTTCAATGAAATCGCCAAACATGGACAGCACCGGTATTCCAGAAATACCGTTTTTACAGAGGTACATCTTTACCTTCATTcttgttgattttttcaaattgccTATGAGGAAGCCGTTTTTATTCTCAATGTGCAGAACTTTTCAATGCTGGATCTCTAAATCTaagtttttgaacaaaatgATGTATAAAATGTTTGCTAATACTGCCCAGGCTAAAATCACCGATCCTACAATACTTGGCGGTTTGTTTGTATCACTACGGCATTCACTGTTCCCTAATGATAGTGCAATGGGACCACCGAAAACAATACCAATAGGCGATGCTTTCTTGGAGTTTAGGGGGGAATGCGTTTCTAATGTATGGGATGTGTGTATCGCTTACAGAATCGATAAAATTCTTgccatcaagaaatttgaCATCGAGGAAGTTATCCATTCTTTGTCAAAAGATCGGGATTGTAATAAACTACTGCTTTATAGAGCTATGGACTGTGTTGCTGCTCAATTACCTTAA